A window of the Bradyrhizobium ottawaense genome harbors these coding sequences:
- a CDS encoding class I SAM-dependent methyltransferase, which yields MFDHDSIPARKWASNLPISHTVGHSILAVDNETTDDVADIYNRAGDDYVSYADGDPSQPFAFDGMHAYADRCVWAVLEKKLTDLRASGASSIRLLDAGCGPGTWLRRLVIRAHALGFSSITARGFDIAEAQIQWARLAAGNPSSLPGVNLTFDVADLADRLPELDASVDLTLCLYSALSHLPVACLPEISKEMARVTSGYCITTVRPIGSTPTAFVDSIEKVCRLKQDHVRNRCEIDLSDGRHIAFSFHQFTAAELRNYFAGCFDIEDLRGIDLFHSRFMPDSRWNPVSPPGDGQLAVELERLEEAHASRQEFMDRATHLLLVARSRRAAAPTACVVAST from the coding sequence ATGTTTGACCACGATTCAATTCCCGCGCGGAAATGGGCGTCAAATTTGCCCATCTCACATACAGTTGGGCATTCTATCCTCGCAGTTGATAACGAGACAACGGATGACGTTGCTGATATCTACAACCGGGCTGGTGACGATTATGTCTCTTATGCCGATGGCGATCCGTCGCAGCCATTTGCCTTTGACGGAATGCACGCTTACGCGGATCGCTGCGTCTGGGCCGTATTGGAGAAGAAACTAACCGACCTGCGGGCTTCCGGTGCAAGCTCGATCAGGCTCCTCGATGCGGGTTGCGGACCCGGTACATGGCTGCGCCGACTGGTCATACGCGCACATGCGCTCGGATTCAGCAGCATTACCGCGCGTGGATTCGACATCGCAGAAGCGCAAATACAATGGGCGCGGTTGGCCGCCGGAAATCCTTCCAGCCTTCCTGGAGTGAATCTCACGTTCGACGTCGCAGACCTTGCGGACCGGTTGCCGGAACTCGACGCCTCCGTCGATCTGACTCTTTGCCTGTACAGCGCGCTCAGCCATCTGCCCGTTGCATGCTTGCCGGAAATCTCCAAGGAGATGGCACGCGTCACGTCGGGATATTGCATAACGACGGTCCGTCCGATTGGTAGCACTCCGACGGCCTTTGTGGACTCGATCGAGAAAGTCTGCCGATTGAAACAAGATCACGTCCGGAACCGATGCGAGATCGACCTCAGCGATGGCCGACATATTGCATTTAGCTTTCACCAGTTTACAGCGGCCGAATTGCGAAACTATTTCGCGGGCTGTTTCGACATCGAGGATTTGCGCGGCATCGACCTCTTTCACAGTCGATTCATGCCGGATTCCCGGTGGAATCCCGTCTCTCCGCCAGGCGATGGCCAGCTTGCCGTTGAACTGGAGCGGCTTGAGGAGGCGCATGCCTCACGCCAGGAATTCATGGATCGCGCCACCCATCTCCTGCTCGTGGCGCGCAGCCGGCGGGCCGCTGCGCCTACCGCCTGCGTCGTTGCGTCAACTTAG
- the hflX gene encoding GTPase HflX: MSQTQQGIGKSRVMETKPPVPRAILVGVQLPGVDDVAHSASIEELGRLVMTLGYEVVGTLSQKRDEIDGGTVLGKGRLEELAAITGGTGVVGSMALPRKSKARERFEDVDEKKSNAVQIEPDPKAPPKPEFVIVDHDISPSQARNLERATGAQVLDRTGVIVEIFHRHAHSREAKLQVEMARLKYIAPRLRESSAGGERQQGYGAGESDLELDRRKIRDRLAELKEQLEDIQRDNDERRSARRDQLRVALVGYTNAGKSSLMRALTGSEVLVADKLFATLDTTVRALQPAAKPRVLISDTVGFIKKLPHDLVASFRSTLAEALEASLLLFVVDASDPTHESQLEVSRNVLREIGADVVPSCLLLNKIDHVSEADRAALRAEHPDAILLSAKSSGDVAALRETIVAFFEAAMVEDQLVLPYAKQGLLSDVYENARVLSEEYDVTGRIMQVRGLPGAIARLRRALAAS; encoded by the coding sequence ATGAGCCAGACTCAGCAAGGAATCGGCAAAAGCCGCGTCATGGAAACTAAACCGCCCGTTCCGCGCGCGATTCTCGTCGGCGTCCAGCTTCCGGGCGTGGACGACGTCGCCCATTCCGCGAGCATCGAAGAGTTGGGCCGCCTGGTGATGACGCTCGGTTACGAGGTCGTCGGAACATTGTCGCAGAAGCGAGACGAGATCGATGGCGGGACGGTGCTCGGCAAGGGGCGGCTTGAGGAACTCGCGGCGATTACCGGCGGGACGGGCGTCGTCGGCTCGATGGCATTACCCCGGAAGTCAAAGGCGCGCGAGCGCTTTGAAGACGTCGACGAGAAAAAGTCGAACGCCGTGCAGATCGAGCCTGATCCGAAGGCGCCGCCTAAGCCGGAGTTCGTGATCGTCGATCATGACATCTCGCCGAGCCAGGCGCGCAACCTCGAGCGTGCGACCGGCGCGCAAGTACTCGATCGAACCGGAGTGATCGTGGAGATCTTCCATCGTCATGCACATAGCCGCGAGGCGAAGTTGCAGGTTGAGATGGCGCGGTTGAAGTACATCGCGCCACGCCTGCGGGAATCGTCGGCGGGCGGCGAGCGGCAGCAGGGCTACGGCGCGGGCGAGTCCGATCTCGAACTGGATCGACGCAAGATCCGCGATCGCCTCGCGGAGCTGAAGGAGCAGTTGGAGGATATCCAGCGGGACAACGACGAGCGCCGTTCCGCTCGTCGCGATCAGCTCCGGGTCGCACTGGTCGGGTACACGAACGCAGGCAAGTCATCGCTCATGCGAGCGCTGACGGGTAGCGAGGTACTGGTCGCGGACAAGCTGTTCGCGACGCTTGACACGACGGTGCGCGCTCTGCAGCCCGCGGCAAAGCCGCGCGTGCTCATTTCCGACACGGTCGGGTTCATTAAGAAACTGCCGCACGATCTCGTTGCATCATTCCGATCCACGCTCGCCGAAGCGCTCGAAGCGTCGCTCCTCCTGTTCGTCGTTGATGCGTCCGATCCCACGCACGAATCGCAGCTGGAGGTGAGCCGGAACGTGCTGCGCGAGATCGGCGCGGACGTCGTCCCGTCGTGCCTGCTCCTCAACAAGATCGATCACGTGAGCGAGGCGGATCGTGCCGCCCTCCGCGCAGAGCACCCCGACGCAATCCTCCTCTCCGCGAAGTCATCCGGGGACGTGGCCGCGCTTCGCGAGACGATTGTCGCGTTTTTTGAGGCTGCAATGGTGGAGGACCAATTGGTGTTGCCGTATGCGAAGCAGGGGCTGCTCAGCGATGTGTACGAGAACGCGCGCGTGCTCTCCGAGGAGTACGACGTCACGGGCCGGATCATGCAGGTGCGCGGTTTGCCCGGCGCGATCGCCCGCCTGCGAAGAGCCCTCGCCGCGTCGTGA
- a CDS encoding DUF1153 domain-containing protein, translating into MTEPHRPRVKYVIGPDGSPLTIADLPAPGTKRWVIRRKAEVVAAVRGGLLSLEEACSRYTLTVDEFLSWQFSIDQHGLAGLRTTRIQQYRQ; encoded by the coding sequence ATGACAGAACCCCATCGCCCGAGGGTAAAATACGTCATCGGGCCTGACGGCAGTCCGTTAACAATTGCGGACTTGCCCGCGCCCGGAACCAAACGGTGGGTCATCCGCCGCAAGGCCGAAGTCGTTGCCGCAGTCCGCGGCGGCCTGCTCTCCCTTGAGGAGGCTTGCAGCCGCTACACGCTGACGGTGGACGAGTTCCTGTCTTGGCAGTTTTCCATCGATCAGCATGGCCTGGCCGGCTTGCGGACCACCCGGATCCAGCAATACCGCCAATAA
- the qatD gene encoding Qat anti-phage system TatD family nuclease QatD, producing MIDLHAHIDLYPDPVATTKECVDRNLFVLSVTTTPSAWSGTAALAKDAARIRTALGLHPQIAQERQSELPLFEELLPCTRYVGEIGLDGGPELKGTWDVQRRVFDEILRMCSAAGGRVMTIHSRRAATQVLDSLAARSEAGAAILHWFSGTRRELQRAVDQGCWFSVGPAMLAGEKGRAMTAIMPPDRILTESDGPFAQINGRPLFPWDVEAAEKALAKIWSVSDEEARHRLLENLRRLTTHVAPEKSDGFSHDSKS from the coding sequence GTGATCGACCTTCACGCCCATATCGACCTCTACCCCGATCCGGTCGCGACGACGAAGGAATGTGTCGACCGCAACCTGTTCGTCCTGTCCGTGACCACCACGCCTTCCGCCTGGTCCGGTACCGCCGCGCTCGCCAAGGACGCCGCGCGCATTCGGACAGCGTTGGGCCTGCATCCTCAGATCGCGCAGGAGCGCCAGAGCGAGCTGCCGCTCTTCGAGGAATTGCTTCCCTGCACAAGGTACGTGGGTGAGATCGGGCTGGATGGCGGCCCCGAACTGAAGGGGACATGGGACGTCCAGCGACGGGTGTTCGACGAGATCCTACGCATGTGCAGCGCCGCCGGCGGCCGGGTCATGACGATCCACAGTCGACGGGCTGCAACGCAGGTCCTCGATAGCCTGGCCGCAAGAAGCGAAGCCGGGGCGGCCATCCTGCACTGGTTCTCCGGAACACGGCGAGAACTCCAGCGAGCCGTTGATCAAGGATGCTGGTTCAGCGTGGGGCCGGCGATGCTGGCTGGCGAAAAGGGGCGAGCGATGACCGCCATCATGCCACCCGATCGGATACTCACGGAATCGGACGGACCCTTCGCTCAGATCAACGGACGTCCCCTTTTCCCTTGGGACGTGGAGGCGGCAGAGAAGGCGCTCGCTAAGATCTGGAGTGTCTCCGACGAAGAAGCTCGACATCGTCTGCTGGAAAACCTTAGACGGCTGACCACCCATGTCGCGCCGGAAAAATCCGACGGTTTCTCGCATGATTCGAAGTCCTGA
- a CDS encoding flagellar hook assembly protein FlgD, producing the protein MATTGAASVAAPVVSGTTPLPKSSSGATLSSTTGGTLAGNFQTFLTLLTTQLQNQNPLSPLDTNQFTQQLVQFAGVEQQLKTNDELASLVTLQQTAQSTQALGFVGKTAVVDGSTATMTNASATWDVSVPKAANLNLTVTNSTGQTVFSNTYSVQAGDNQPFVWNGKGTDGTQWPDGKYTLTATATDSNGQTVGATTRLQGTVSSVDLTQTPPLLTINGQTYTVNQIKAIVS; encoded by the coding sequence ATGGCAACGACAGGCGCAGCATCAGTAGCCGCCCCGGTGGTCTCGGGAACGACGCCGCTACCGAAATCTTCATCGGGCGCGACGCTGAGTTCGACCACCGGCGGAACGCTCGCCGGCAACTTCCAGACGTTTCTGACACTGCTGACGACGCAGTTGCAGAACCAGAACCCGCTCAGTCCGCTGGACACCAACCAGTTCACCCAGCAGCTGGTGCAGTTCGCCGGCGTCGAACAGCAACTCAAGACCAACGACGAACTGGCCTCGCTGGTCACGCTGCAGCAGACCGCGCAATCGACGCAAGCGCTGGGCTTTGTCGGCAAGACCGCGGTGGTCGACGGCAGCACGGCGACGATGACCAACGCTTCGGCGACCTGGGATGTCAGCGTTCCCAAGGCCGCCAACTTGAATCTCACGGTCACCAACAGCACCGGGCAGACCGTCTTCAGCAACACCTACTCGGTCCAGGCTGGCGACAATCAGCCGTTTGTCTGGAACGGCAAGGGCACCGATGGCACCCAGTGGCCGGACGGCAAATATACGCTGACCGCCACCGCAACCGACAGCAACGGCCAAACCGTCGGCGCTACAACCCGGCTGCAGGGCACGGTCAGTTCGGTCGACCTCACCCAGACGCCGCCTTTGCTGACGATCAACGGGCAGACCTACACGGTCAACCAGATCAAGGCCATCGTCAGCTAG
- a CDS encoding DUF6538 domain-containing protein — translation MGFRMIEPWKNPRSKFLWFRKRVPERFVALMGRREVKFSLGIKDPEEAQLRCVEENLKIERMWQDHAAGRPPGRELDYRQVVALAGEFYKETVEKHHRNPGKAADWESSIARDRTLSQLRSFPLTPAQHRRFLFGEQVRAFLESKDLTLAPTSPSCFCGRFTTMRSRPPGS, via the coding sequence ATGGGTTTTCGTATGATCGAGCCTTGGAAGAATCCGCGAAGCAAATTTCTCTGGTTCAGGAAGCGCGTGCCCGAGCGGTTCGTCGCCTTGATGGGCCGCCGCGAGGTCAAGTTCTCGCTCGGCATCAAGGATCCGGAGGAAGCGCAGCTGCGCTGCGTCGAAGAGAACCTCAAGATCGAGCGGATGTGGCAGGACCACGCCGCAGGCCGACCCCCGGGCCGCGAGCTGGACTACCGGCAGGTCGTCGCGCTCGCCGGCGAGTTCTACAAGGAGACCGTCGAGAAGCATCACAGAAATCCCGGGAAGGCCGCCGATTGGGAATCCTCTATTGCGCGCGATCGGACGCTCAGCCAGCTTCGGTCATTTCCGTTGACGCCCGCTCAGCACCGCCGCTTCCTGTTCGGCGAGCAAGTCCGGGCCTTCCTCGAAAGCAAGGATCTGACGCTTGCGCCCACATCGCCATCCTGCTTCTGCGGGCGTTTTACGACAATGCGATCCAGACCACCGGGCTCGTGA
- a CDS encoding ATP-binding protein codes for MNEPELRAPEIVRLSLINFYLIEREDIELSGNTVFLGPNRSGKSSCIDAIQTGLTGGSGDLVVYNAAAVRQNRPDAHRSLQEYCLGVVRHDENEKAKVVRKNCITWIGLSFRTREGVEVAGVVHVVSHEHRERPNTRFMIVTGGGVTTADLVFPTDEGEMAKGFDQAVDGLRATGRKVEECDSASDYSTYLLNLLTYGSWHADAHSYYKAVKRALVFQPVGDITAFMRAHVLETEFIDIGRMRERLAFYREIVRTIESINKQIASLGIVVDHYSKAAEDDREARGRVAAATEAAVGQRQSEIAALEEKLAGLRAQAEGSEEAETAASDRKDEAGRRVEEARNSPGAAALENRIRDADRDLAGSESKLREVRKELKRRAEAIDAIRTAVGYMKDAESRNVRRVADAGADFRRAQDDVEIESMASDADALQRVVDEVGANAVRELTRAHNAAAAREDRISKAREDLSRRARSEAVDQAQLRPEAENLRDVLTEAKIVATPLCELIDIRESALANAPDRRQRLRTLPAPPSDCDDPPSSGWCGPSERGVRSF; via the coding sequence ATGAACGAGCCAGAACTCCGGGCACCGGAGATCGTCCGTCTCTCCCTGATCAACTTCTACCTGATCGAACGGGAGGACATCGAGCTTTCCGGCAACACCGTCTTCCTCGGACCGAACCGCAGCGGCAAGAGTTCGTGCATCGACGCGATCCAGACAGGACTGACGGGGGGCTCGGGCGATCTCGTGGTCTACAATGCCGCAGCGGTGCGGCAGAACCGGCCGGATGCCCACCGATCGCTGCAGGAATACTGCCTCGGCGTCGTCCGTCACGACGAGAACGAGAAGGCCAAGGTGGTGCGTAAGAACTGCATCACCTGGATCGGACTGTCGTTCCGCACCCGCGAGGGCGTCGAGGTCGCCGGCGTCGTGCACGTCGTGTCGCACGAGCACCGCGAAAGGCCCAACACGCGCTTCATGATCGTGACCGGAGGAGGCGTGACGACCGCCGATCTCGTGTTCCCGACCGACGAGGGCGAGATGGCGAAGGGTTTCGACCAGGCAGTGGACGGTCTGCGCGCGACCGGCAGGAAGGTGGAGGAATGCGACAGCGCCTCCGACTACTCCACCTACCTCCTCAACCTGCTCACCTACGGTTCATGGCACGCCGACGCCCACTCCTACTACAAGGCGGTGAAGCGCGCGCTGGTCTTCCAGCCGGTCGGCGACATCACGGCCTTCATGCGTGCCCATGTCCTCGAAACCGAATTCATCGACATCGGCCGGATGCGCGAGCGTCTGGCGTTCTACCGCGAGATCGTGCGCACCATCGAAAGCATCAACAAGCAGATCGCGTCGCTCGGAATCGTCGTCGATCACTATTCGAAAGCCGCCGAGGACGATCGCGAGGCCCGCGGTCGCGTGGCGGCGGCGACCGAGGCCGCCGTCGGCCAGCGTCAGTCCGAGATCGCCGCCCTCGAGGAGAAGCTGGCCGGGCTGCGGGCGCAGGCCGAGGGATCCGAAGAGGCCGAGACCGCGGCGAGCGACCGCAAGGACGAGGCCGGCCGGCGCGTCGAGGAGGCGCGCAACTCCCCCGGCGCCGCTGCGCTCGAGAACCGCATCCGCGACGCCGACCGCGATCTGGCCGGCAGCGAGTCGAAATTGCGCGAGGTCCGCAAGGAGCTCAAGCGCCGCGCGGAGGCCATCGACGCGATCCGCACCGCCGTGGGCTACATGAAGGACGCCGAGAGCCGCAACGTCCGCCGTGTCGCGGACGCCGGCGCCGACTTCCGCCGGGCGCAGGACGATGTCGAGATCGAATCCATGGCTTCCGACGCCGACGCGCTGCAGCGCGTCGTCGACGAGGTCGGAGCCAACGCGGTGCGGGAGCTCACACGCGCCCACAACGCCGCGGCGGCCCGCGAGGACCGGATATCGAAGGCGCGCGAGGATCTCTCGCGGAGGGCGCGGTCGGAGGCCGTCGATCAGGCCCAACTGCGGCCCGAGGCGGAAAATCTGCGCGACGTCCTGACCGAAGCGAAGATCGTCGCGACCCCGCTGTGCGAACTGATCGACATTAGGGAATCGGCCCTCGCAAACGCTCCGGACCGGCGCCAGCGGCTTCGAACGCTTCCTGCACCGCCAAGCGATTGCGATGACCCTCCGTCGTCAGGCTGGTGCGGCCCATCGGAACGAGGCGTGCGATCATTTTGA
- a CDS encoding flagellar hook-length control protein FliK, whose protein sequence is MVGVTSEVLANASVQSASARSARPDPSPPAGNDSFAALIDSNASHSDSRAQANSQDNSQAPSQAPAPRRADNSQGPSDNRSRDAAAASDNSPRNDSNDRGTSVNADASAKADAPRAKSKDASKSSDTKADDAKDASAKSANGDASTTDQTAKQDATAAVTADAIAVTIAAPATPAGTSPATPATDKAAAPLAIAAAGLAASAAVVNATAPGTADAGTAAAAANATKADSTKTDTPTAAGVAVTGQATTAETTATAGIALAASTSAKLPAAPKDATPIKTTKVVKEGVTTAADNTSDAPAATTGDAATIVPAGTSQTAAAKPKAETGVIDAVKADASGNAAPAANAAAHGHAATADAGQTLANTSGNGVLGAGVIQAQQPSAAITPATAAQLTATAATSNAVPLSGVAMEIAASAKSGKSSFEIRLDPADLGRIDVRIDVDRNGQVTSHLTVEKPETLSMLRQDAPQLQRALDDAGFKTGDGGLQFSLRDQSSSGQNSGNDTGRNAQRLVIGEDDTMPATAIAGRSYGRMLGSSSGVDIRV, encoded by the coding sequence GTGGTTGGTGTCACGTCAGAAGTATTGGCAAACGCGTCGGTGCAGAGCGCGTCGGCGAGGTCCGCCCGGCCGGATCCCAGCCCGCCGGCCGGAAACGACAGTTTCGCGGCGCTGATCGACAGCAATGCCAGTCATAGCGACAGCCGGGCCCAGGCGAATTCTCAAGACAATTCTCAGGCCCCGTCGCAGGCGCCCGCCCCGCGGCGCGCCGACAATTCGCAAGGACCCTCCGACAACCGGTCGCGCGACGCCGCCGCCGCGTCGGACAATTCGCCGCGCAACGACTCGAACGACCGCGGCACCTCCGTCAACGCCGACGCGAGCGCCAAGGCCGACGCGCCCCGCGCCAAATCGAAAGACGCGTCGAAGTCCTCCGACACCAAGGCCGATGACGCCAAGGATGCTTCGGCGAAATCTGCCAATGGTGACGCCTCCACCACCGATCAGACGGCGAAGCAGGATGCAACGGCCGCGGTGACCGCGGACGCCATTGCCGTCACCATTGCCGCACCCGCAACGCCCGCCGGCACGTCGCCCGCAACACCTGCCACCGACAAGGCGGCAGCGCCGCTCGCAATCGCCGCCGCTGGGCTCGCCGCTTCTGCTGCCGTGGTCAACGCTACGGCGCCCGGCACTGCCGACGCCGGTACAGCAGCTGCAGCAGCAAACGCGACCAAGGCCGACAGCACCAAGACCGATACACCGACCGCCGCCGGCGTGGCCGTCACCGGGCAGGCCACCACGGCCGAAACGACCGCTACCGCCGGCATTGCGCTCGCCGCATCCACGTCCGCCAAGCTGCCTGCCGCGCCGAAAGACGCTACGCCGATCAAGACGACCAAGGTCGTCAAGGAAGGCGTGACCACGGCGGCGGACAACACCTCCGACGCGCCGGCCGCCACGACCGGCGACGCAGCAACTATCGTTCCCGCCGGCACATCGCAGACGGCGGCAGCCAAGCCGAAAGCCGAGACCGGCGTCATCGATGCCGTGAAGGCCGACGCGTCAGGCAATGCCGCTCCGGCCGCCAACGCCGCCGCCCATGGACATGCGGCCACCGCCGATGCCGGGCAGACGCTGGCCAACACGTCGGGCAACGGCGTGCTCGGCGCCGGCGTCATCCAGGCGCAGCAACCGTCCGCGGCCATCACGCCGGCAACGGCGGCACAGTTGACCGCGACGGCGGCGACAAGCAACGCGGTGCCGCTGAGCGGCGTTGCGATGGAGATCGCAGCGTCGGCAAAGAGCGGCAAGAGCAGTTTCGAAATCCGGCTCGACCCCGCCGATCTTGGCCGCATCGACGTCCGTATCGATGTCGACCGCAATGGCCAGGTGACGTCGCATCTCACGGTCGAAAAGCCGGAAACGCTTTCGATGTTGCGGCAGGACGCACCCCAGCTGCAGCGCGCGCTGGACGACGCCGGTTTCAAGACCGGCGACGGCGGGCTGCAATTCAGCCTGCGCGACCAGTCCTCTTCCGGCCAGAACAGCGGCAACGACACCGGCCGCAATGCGCAGCGGCTGGTGATCGGCGAAGACGACACCATGCCTGCGACGGCAATCGCGGGACGAAGCTACGGCCGCATGCTCGGATCGAGCAGCGGCGTCGACATCAGGGTTTGA
- the mnmA gene encoding tRNA 2-thiouridine(34) synthase MnmA, which produces MPNSLDLEGRPQDTRIVVAMSGGVDSSVTAALLKSEGYDVVGITLQLYDHGAATHRKGACCAGRDIHDARNVAERIGIPHYVLDYESRFRESVIDNFADSYALGETPVPCIECNRSIKFRDLLATARELGAHALATGHYVASRRLADGSRAMVCAADSDRDQSYFLFATTREQLDYLRFPLGDMSKPEVRELARRFELEIADKQDSQDICFVPTGRYTDIIGRLKPGAIEPGDIVDLGGNVIGRHQGIVHFTVGQRKGLGIASSAPLYVVKLDALSRRVVVGPREALRMDRIRLRDVNWIGDGPLDRVIGDGIEMFVRVRSTRPPQPAWLRAVDDGYEVELVAGEEGVSPGQACVFYDAAAGQARVLGGGFIKSATARNAVARAGAQETAPLAEAMRG; this is translated from the coding sequence ATGCCAAACAGTCTCGATCTCGAAGGCCGCCCGCAGGACACGCGGATCGTGGTCGCCATGTCGGGTGGCGTCGACTCCTCGGTGACGGCCGCGTTGCTGAAGTCCGAGGGCTATGACGTGGTCGGGATCACGCTGCAGCTCTACGACCACGGCGCCGCGACCCATCGCAAGGGCGCCTGCTGCGCCGGCCGCGACATCCACGATGCCCGCAACGTTGCCGAGCGCATCGGCATCCCGCATTACGTGCTCGACTACGAAAGCCGCTTCCGCGAATCCGTGATCGACAATTTTGCCGACAGCTACGCGCTCGGCGAGACCCCGGTGCCGTGCATCGAGTGCAACCGCTCGATCAAGTTTCGCGACCTGTTGGCGACCGCGCGCGAACTCGGCGCCCACGCGCTGGCGACCGGGCACTATGTCGCGTCGCGCCGGCTTGCCGACGGATCGCGGGCGATGGTTTGCGCCGCCGACAGCGATCGCGACCAGAGTTATTTCCTGTTCGCGACCACGCGTGAGCAACTCGATTATCTGCGCTTTCCGCTCGGCGACATGAGCAAGCCCGAGGTGCGCGAACTGGCGCGGCGCTTCGAACTTGAAATCGCCGACAAGCAGGACAGCCAGGACATCTGCTTCGTGCCGACCGGGCGCTACACCGACATCATCGGCCGGCTGAAGCCCGGCGCAATCGAGCCCGGCGACATCGTCGACCTCGGCGGCAACGTTATCGGCCGGCATCAGGGCATCGTTCATTTTACCGTCGGCCAGCGCAAGGGACTGGGCATCGCCTCTAGCGCGCCGCTCTATGTCGTCAAGCTCGATGCCTTAAGCCGCCGCGTCGTGGTGGGACCGCGCGAGGCGCTGCGGATGGATCGTATCAGGTTGCGCGACGTCAACTGGATCGGAGACGGTCCTTTGGACCGCGTCATCGGCGACGGCATCGAGATGTTCGTGCGCGTGCGTTCGACGCGCCCGCCGCAGCCGGCGTGGCTGCGCGCGGTCGACGACGGCTACGAAGTCGAACTGGTCGCCGGCGAAGAGGGCGTGTCGCCGGGCCAGGCCTGCGTGTTCTACGACGCGGCCGCAGGCCAGGCGCGCGTGCTCGGCGGCGGATTCATCAAGAGCGCGACGGCAAGGAATGCGGTGGCAAGGGCAGGGGCGCAGGAAACGGCGCCGCTGGCCGAGGCGATGCGCGGCTAA
- a CDS encoding class I SAM-dependent methyltransferase: protein MAGDIDREGVEKAYGRWAPVYDLVFGKVFDAGRQSTIVEADKIGGRILDVGVGTGLSLSDYSRSTRLCGVDISEPMLRRALKRVRAQGLSNVETLAVMDAKNLAFRDSFFDAVVAQYVITAVPDPERTLDDFIRVLKPGGELILVNHIGAESGPRRLFELAFAPLARRLGWRPEFPWARLTDWAARHGGVSLTERRPMPPMGHFSLIRFRKI from the coding sequence ATGGCTGGGGACATCGACCGCGAGGGGGTCGAAAAGGCTTATGGGCGCTGGGCGCCGGTCTACGATCTCGTCTTCGGCAAGGTGTTCGACGCCGGCCGGCAGTCGACCATCGTGGAAGCCGACAAGATCGGCGGGCGCATTCTCGACGTCGGCGTCGGCACTGGATTGTCGCTGTCGGATTATTCGCGCAGCACCAGATTATGCGGCGTCGATATTTCCGAGCCGATGCTGCGCCGGGCGCTCAAGCGCGTGCGCGCGCAGGGTCTCAGCAACGTCGAAACGCTGGCGGTGATGGACGCCAAGAATCTCGCGTTCAGGGATTCGTTTTTCGATGCGGTGGTGGCGCAATATGTCATCACCGCGGTGCCGGATCCGGAACGCACACTGGATGATTTCATCCGCGTGCTGAAGCCCGGCGGCGAACTCATCCTGGTCAATCACATCGGCGCCGAAAGCGGGCCGCGCCGCCTGTTCGAGCTGGCGTTCGCGCCACTGGCGCGGCGGCTCGGCTGGCGCCCGGAATTTCCGTGGGCCCGCCTGACCGACTGGGCCGCCAGACATGGCGGGGTCAGCCTGACCGAGCGGCGGCCGATGCCGCCGATGGGGCATTTTTCGTTGATCCGGTTCCGCAAGATCTGA